A region of the Polaribacter sp. L3A8 genome:
GAAAAAACATTTAAACTAGTTGTACCTGCTAATAGTAACACGTTAGATAATAAAATTTCTTTATTGTTACCTATGGGAACAGCTGTTTTGGGTTACGCAAAGGGTGATGTTATTTTATGGGATTTTCCTGGAGGTTTACAAAAATTGAATGTGTTAAATGTAGAGCAAGAATTAAAAGTAACCAAATAGGTAATTATGATGCGTGTAAAAAATAATATAAGTGAATATTCTGAAAATGAAATAATTCAAAAAAGAAGTTTAAGAGAGGTAAAAAGATGGATGTTTGATCTTAATGAAATTTCGCAAGAATGTAATAATGTTGAGTTTGAAATACTTAAAAAAAAGAATTTAAGTGATTCTTTTTTTAAGATTGTAGAAGATAATAAGGTTTTACATCAGTTACTTTTAGAATATATAAATGTCTTAGATAATTACATTGAATGTATTGATTTAGAATGCGATTTATTCTTTTACACAGAGCATAAAAAAAATAGAAATTTATATATAGAGCATTTAAATAATTATAAAAAATTAAAAAATAGTATGGTCTAATTTGCTAATTTGTTAAGTTAGTTTTTTTTGTAGGTAGCTCCAGATGAGATCTGGAGCTGCCTTTTTTTATGAGCTGTAATTTGGGTGTTTTAGTAAACAGATACGTACTTTTGCATAGTATTTGTTTTGTTAATTTGTCATGTTATTTTATGTGGCATATAAATTGACTTCCGTATTTACTTATATTCTTAAAAAATAATATGCAACATCTTAAAGATTCAAAAAAAAATAAAACCAAACCTAAAGTAACTTTAAAACAAGCTTTTATAACTATTATTTGGCCAAGGAGAAACTTGGTTTTTTTAGGTTTAATTCTTATAATTATTAGAAGTTTATCTGGCTTTGTTTTGCCAATGCAAAGTAAAATATTAATGGATGACGTTATACCTAATAAAGATTACAGTCATTTATATAACTTAATATTTATTGTTATTGGCGCTATTTTAGTACAAGCTATTACTTCTTTTTTATTAACAAAAGTATTAAGTATTCAAGCACAGTATTTAATATCAGAATTAAGAGTACAGGTACAAAGAAAAGTATTGTCTTTGCCTATTAGTTTTTTTGATAATACAAAATCTGGCGCTTTAGTTTCTAGAATTATGACAGATGTAGAAGGTGTTAGAAACTTAATTGGTACGGGTTTGGTACAACTAATTGGTGGTTCTTTTACTGCAATTGTAACTTTGGTTATTCTGATTAAAATGAATGTTTGGATGACCGTTTTTACCTTTGTGCCTTTATCAATCTTCGGATTTATCGCCTTAAAATCATTTAAATACATACGACCTGTTTTTAGAGCTAGAGGAAAAATTAATGCAGAAGTAAAAGGACGTTTAACAGAAACTTTAGGCGGTATTAGAGTTATTAAAGCTTTTAACGCAGAAGAGCAAGAAAGTAAAATATTTGAAAAAGGAGTAGCAGATATTTTTATCAATGTTAAAAAAAGTTTGACTGCAACTGCAATCATGACAAGTTCATCAACGCTGTTAATAGGTTTAGCAACTACCGGAGTTATGGGAATTGGAGGTTATTATATGATAGAAGGTACTATGACCTTTGGAGATTTTATTCAGTTTACATTTCTACTAGCTTTTATGGTTGCTCCTATTGTACAGATGAGTAATATTGGTAGCCAATTAACGGAAGCACTTGCGGGTTTAGACAGAACAGAAGAGTTAATGAATATGGCTGCAGAAGAAGATGATAAAGACAGAACCATTTTTTTAGAAAATATAAAAGGAGAAATTGTTTTTGATGATGTTTCTTTTGAGTATGAAGAAGGAAAAGAGGTTTTAAATAACATCAATTTTAAAGTGCCTTCTGGTTCTGTAACGGCTTTAGTTGGGAGTTCTGGTTCTGGTAAATCTACCATTGCAGGTTTATCTGCCACTTTTTTAAACCCTAAATCGGGTTCGATTACTATTGATAACCAAGATATGTCTAAGGTTAATTTGTCTAGTTACAGAAAAAACTTAGGGGTTGTTTTACAAGACGAATTTTTGTTTGAAGGAACCATTAGACAAAATATTTTATTTCCAAGACCAGATGCATCAGAAGAAGAATTACAAAACGCGGTTAATGCTGCGTATGTAAATGAATTTACAGACAGATTTGATAATGGTTTAGATACTTTAATTGGAGAAAGAGGTGTGAAACTTTCTGGTGGTCAACGTCAGCGATTGGCAATTGCAAGAGCTATTTTAGCAGATCCAAAGATTATTATTTTAGATGAAGCAACTTCTAGCTTAGATACAGAAAGTGAATCTTTAATTCAGAAAAGTTTATCAGAATTAGTTAAAGACAGGACTACCATTGTAATTGCACACAGATTGAGTACTATTAAAAAAGCAGATCAGATTTTAGTAATAGAAGCGGGGAGTATTGCAGAAAGAGGAACTCATGATGAGTTAATTGCTAAAGAAGGTAGGTATTTTGATTTATACACCTATCAATCTAAAATTTAATAGTTAAATTTTACTTTTTTTGTAAGGATTCTTAATGATTACGACCATCTAAATTATCCAATTTAAAACATAAATCTAGTTATGAAAAAAGTACTTTTAGTATTAATGGTTGTATTTGCAGTTTCTTGTAAAAATGAACCAAAAAAAGAAATCAAAGAAGAAAAAATAGCAGCAGTAAAAAAAGAAAGTTTTCCAGAAGAATTAGGAAAAGTTTTTGAAGCTCATGGGGGAATTAAAGCATGGAGAAATGCAGCTGTTTTAACTTTTACAAAAGGAGAAGAAGTACATACTATAGATTTACATGCGCGTAAAAATGTAATTAATTCACCAAAATATGCTGTTGGTTTTAATGGTAAAGAGGTTTGGTTAGATGAAGTACAAGAAGGTGCTTTTAAAGGAAATCCTTCTTTTTATCATAACCTTTTCTTTTATTTTTATGCCATGCCTTTTGTTTTGTCTGATGATGGAATTTCTTACGAAAAAATTGCACCTTTATCTTTTGAAGGAGTTGAGTATCCTGGATATAAAATGTCTTTTAAAGCAAATCTAGGGAGTTCTCCAGATGATAATTACAAATTATATTACAACCCAAAAACATATCAAATGGAATGGTTAGCATATACGGCTACCTTTAGTACTAAAAAACCAAGCGATAAATTTAATGTAATTAAATATGGTAAATGGAACAACGTAAACGGATTGGTTTTACCTTCTGAAATTACTTGGTATAAAACAGATGAAACAGGTGTGCCAACAGAACCTGCAAGACCTGCAATGGAATTTACTTTTGCATCTATAAGTAATAAAGAACTAGCAGCTTCATTTTTTGAGAAACCAATTAAATAAGTATATTTGAGGTTAATGGTTAAAAAAATAGAAATTAAATTATGAAAAAAATACTTGTATTATTACTGGTAATCATAGCAGCTTCGTGTAAAAATGAGGCAAAAAAAGAAGTTAAAAAAGAAACTATTATTACTGTTAAAAAAGAGGCTTTTCCTGTAGAATTAGGAAAAGTTTTTGATGCTCACGGTGGTATTGATAAATGGAGAAAAGTAAAAACGCTTTCTTTTTCTAAAGAAGATGAGGTACATACTTCTGATATGAATTCGCGTAAAATTTTAGTGAATTCTCCTAAATATTCTCTTGGTTTCGACGGAAAAGAAATTTGGTCTTTAGAAGAAGAAAAAGGAAGTTTAAAAAGAGATCCTGCTTTTTATTATAACCTATATTTTTACTTTTATGCCATGCCTTTTGTTTTAGCTGATGATGGAATTATTTATGAAAAAGTAGCTAATTTTGTATTTGAAGGCATCAATTATCCAGGTTATAAGATTTCTTACAAAGCAAATGTAGGTACTTCTCCTGATGATAATTATATTGTGTATTACAATGCTAAAACGTATCAAATGGAATGGCTTGCGTATACCGTAACTTTTAGAACGAAAGCACCCGTTGATACTTATAAATTGATAAAATACAATGGTTGGGAAAATGTAAATGGTTTTGTTTTACCAAAACAAATTACTTGGTATGCAAAAGATAAGGATGATGTATATGCCCCTACAACTAAGATTGTAGATTTTAAATCGCCTTTAGCAAGTGAAGCACAATTAGCAGATTCGTTTTTTGATAAACCTGTACAATAAGTTATTATAAAAAAGTAAGCGTCGTTTTTTACAAAACGACGCTTACCAAGTAAACTAATAAACTTATTGAATTTTAAAAAGTTAAATATATTATTGGAATAAAAGTTTTTGAATCGATTTTTTTTCTAAAATTACTTATTACTTAGAATAATTGTTATAACGGTTAATTTATGACAAATTAAAGCTAACCGAGTAAAATATTTTAATAAAGAAAGATAGTATTTACTTTAATTTTCTCTTTTTTGTGTGTAATACAAAAGTTGCATTAAAACCAAAATGTAAGTTTGGATCTTTAAAATTGAAATTATTTGTAGTTTGAGTTATAAAAGTATCCTCTGCAAAATTACGTGTATTTGTAATATGAAACTGTAACAGTAAATG
Encoded here:
- a CDS encoding ABC transporter ATP-binding protein, whose amino-acid sequence is MQHLKDSKKNKTKPKVTLKQAFITIIWPRRNLVFLGLILIIIRSLSGFVLPMQSKILMDDVIPNKDYSHLYNLIFIVIGAILVQAITSFLLTKVLSIQAQYLISELRVQVQRKVLSLPISFFDNTKSGALVSRIMTDVEGVRNLIGTGLVQLIGGSFTAIVTLVILIKMNVWMTVFTFVPLSIFGFIALKSFKYIRPVFRARGKINAEVKGRLTETLGGIRVIKAFNAEEQESKIFEKGVADIFINVKKSLTATAIMTSSSTLLIGLATTGVMGIGGYYMIEGTMTFGDFIQFTFLLAFMVAPIVQMSNIGSQLTEALAGLDRTEELMNMAAEEDDKDRTIFLENIKGEIVFDDVSFEYEEGKEVLNNINFKVPSGSVTALVGSSGSGKSTIAGLSATFLNPKSGSITIDNQDMSKVNLSSYRKNLGVVLQDEFLFEGTIRQNILFPRPDASEEELQNAVNAAYVNEFTDRFDNGLDTLIGERGVKLSGGQRQRLAIARAILADPKIIILDEATSSLDTESESLIQKSLSELVKDRTTIVIAHRLSTIKKADQILVIEAGSIAERGTHDELIAKEGRYFDLYTYQSKI
- a CDS encoding DUF6503 family protein, which gives rise to MKKVLLVLMVVFAVSCKNEPKKEIKEEKIAAVKKESFPEELGKVFEAHGGIKAWRNAAVLTFTKGEEVHTIDLHARKNVINSPKYAVGFNGKEVWLDEVQEGAFKGNPSFYHNLFFYFYAMPFVLSDDGISYEKIAPLSFEGVEYPGYKMSFKANLGSSPDDNYKLYYNPKTYQMEWLAYTATFSTKKPSDKFNVIKYGKWNNVNGLVLPSEITWYKTDETGVPTEPARPAMEFTFASISNKELAASFFEKPIK
- a CDS encoding DUF6503 family protein — its product is MKKILVLLLVIIAASCKNEAKKEVKKETIITVKKEAFPVELGKVFDAHGGIDKWRKVKTLSFSKEDEVHTSDMNSRKILVNSPKYSLGFDGKEIWSLEEEKGSLKRDPAFYYNLYFYFYAMPFVLADDGIIYEKVANFVFEGINYPGYKISYKANVGTSPDDNYIVYYNAKTYQMEWLAYTVTFRTKAPVDTYKLIKYNGWENVNGFVLPKQITWYAKDKDDVYAPTTKIVDFKSPLASEAQLADSFFDKPVQ